One region of Polaribacter pectinis genomic DNA includes:
- a CDS encoding DUF3871 family protein: MELIANHQVEDIIQETNTIIQKSSSKFIEANTKEVSLEHLQNECIIPVFAKDNECTISHYEFIDATKEIAKNYFKVNSINPSIRISHQIKGRIPSAIGKPVKELLEHEKTTYYERMAFMIEIPNKQIVVNNQILNLSVGGVRAYNQENLFSKKSIEKFKVFIGFKNTVCTNLCVATDGLNSEIRVSSIQELQEAIHNLINNYNQDRHLGNMEKLSKYSFSEKQFAHFVGKMRMYHFLSKIEKQGKFPIQLTDSQIGSVVKDYFNDENFRRSDNQISLWNVYNLFTEANKSSYIDNNLERNVNAYEFIQSIGNSIENRIPNWYLHH; this comes from the coding sequence ATGGAATTAATAGCTAATCATCAAGTAGAAGATATCATTCAAGAAACGAATACAATAATCCAGAAATCTTCAAGTAAATTTATTGAAGCAAATACAAAAGAAGTCAGTTTAGAACATTTACAAAATGAATGTATAATACCTGTTTTTGCTAAAGATAATGAATGTACAATTTCACATTATGAATTCATTGATGCTACAAAAGAAATAGCAAAAAACTATTTTAAAGTAAATTCAATAAATCCATCTATTAGAATATCTCATCAAATAAAAGGTAGGATTCCTTCAGCAATAGGTAAACCTGTGAAAGAATTGTTAGAACACGAGAAAACTACTTATTATGAAAGAATGGCTTTTATGATAGAAATTCCTAATAAACAGATTGTTGTTAATAATCAGATATTAAATTTATCAGTAGGAGGTGTAAGAGCCTACAATCAAGAGAACCTGTTTTCTAAAAAATCTATTGAAAAGTTTAAAGTATTCATCGGGTTTAAAAATACGGTTTGCACAAATTTATGCGTTGCAACAGATGGTTTAAATTCAGAAATAAGAGTTAGTAGCATTCAAGAACTACAAGAAGCTATTCATAACCTAATAAATAACTATAATCAAGATAGGCATCTTGGTAATATGGAGAAATTAAGTAAATACTCATTTAGTGAAAAACAATTTGCGCATTTTGTTGGTAAAATGAGGATGTACCACTTTTTATCTAAAATTGAGAAACAAGGAAAGTTTCCAATACAATTGACAGATTCACAAATTGGCTCTGTAGTAAAAGACTATTTCAATGATGAAAACTTTAGAAGATCAGATAATCAGATAAGTTTATGGAATGTTTATAATTTATTCACAGAAGCTAACAAGAGTTCATATATAGATAATAATTTGGAGAGAAATGTAAATGCGTATGAGTTTATACAAAGCATAGGTAATTCAATAGAAAATAGAATTCCAAATTGGTATCTGCATCATTAA
- a CDS encoding primase-helicase family protein — protein MILERETPFWRNDDKGNIKIVNSELLKFLADNGFVRIKLADANHILVKNNNNRIRITSEAEMIAFVGDYLKKIKENKVYEMFVSSVGNLINNKKLSFLPVDELPRDRDRKDSGIFYYQNCYSVISEDGIEVKEYSELPYVIWESRIIKHDYVQDKDKSIGQFQQFCFNISKKDENRFLSLKTILGYLLHRCKIKDEAKAIILYDENMVLNDKTNGGTGKTLLSIALSKVRDLELFDGKSIKNDSWFKNQRINLTTDIITYDDLNKTTSLELFYSMITTGVEVEKKRKDAFYIKHEDSPKIIITSNYPVKGPGGSSDLRRRFEFEVANYYDEEFTPEKEFGNMFFNEDWGIEEWQKFYHFLMECLTSYLKYGLVKATPINYNQKKLEMNTSKEFLEFADDFLDFNFWDDKREAEALFKECYPEETISPHRFNKWLKEYCFENDAELETKSTGSNYLFKMTKNVKGDEEDCVQSNK, from the coding sequence ATGATTTTAGAGAGAGAAACTCCTTTTTGGAGGAATGATGATAAAGGGAATATAAAAATAGTTAATTCAGAATTATTAAAGTTTTTAGCGGATAATGGATTTGTAAGAATAAAATTAGCAGATGCTAACCATATATTAGTTAAAAATAATAATAATCGAATTAGAATAACTTCAGAAGCTGAAATGATTGCTTTTGTTGGGGATTATCTTAAAAAGATAAAAGAAAATAAAGTCTACGAGATGTTTGTTAGTAGTGTAGGTAACTTAATAAACAACAAAAAACTAAGCTTTTTACCAGTTGATGAGCTACCAAGAGATAGGGATAGAAAAGATTCAGGTATTTTTTACTATCAAAATTGCTATAGTGTAATTTCTGAAGATGGAATTGAAGTTAAAGAATATAGCGAATTGCCCTATGTAATTTGGGAAAGCAGAATAATAAAGCACGATTACGTTCAGGACAAAGATAAGTCAATTGGTCAGTTTCAACAGTTTTGTTTTAATATCTCAAAAAAAGATGAAAACAGATTTTTATCACTAAAAACAATTTTAGGCTATTTACTCCATCGATGTAAAATAAAAGATGAGGCAAAAGCAATAATACTATATGATGAAAATATGGTGTTAAATGATAAGACAAATGGAGGTACTGGGAAAACGTTACTATCTATTGCTTTATCCAAAGTTAGAGATTTAGAATTGTTTGATGGTAAATCAATAAAAAATGATAGTTGGTTTAAAAATCAAAGAATAAACTTAACAACTGACATCATAACATATGACGATTTGAACAAGACTACAAGTTTGGAATTGTTTTATTCTATGATAACTACAGGTGTCGAAGTGGAGAAAAAAAGAAAAGATGCGTTTTATATTAAACACGAAGATTCTCCAAAAATAATAATTACTTCAAATTATCCAGTAAAAGGTCCTGGAGGTTCTTCAGATTTAAGAAGAAGATTTGAATTTGAAGTGGCTAATTATTATGACGAAGAATTTACTCCAGAAAAAGAATTTGGTAACATGTTTTTTAACGAAGATTGGGGAATTGAAGAATGGCAGAAGTTCTATCACTTTTTAATGGAATGTTTAACTTCTTATTTGAAGTATGGTTTAGTGAAAGCAACACCGATCAATTATAATCAAAAGAAATTAGAAATGAATACATCAAAAGAATTTCTTGAGTTTGCAGATGATTTTTTAGATTTTAATTTTTGGGATGATAAAAGAGAAGCGGAAGCACTTTTTAAAGAATGTTATCCAGAAGAAACAATATCTCCACATAGATTCAATAAGTGGTTAAAAGAGTATTGTTTTGAGAACGATGCAGAATTAGAAACAAAGTCAACAGGAAGTAATTACTTATTTAAAATGACTAAAAATGTAAAAGGAGATGAAGAAGATTGTGTACAAAGTAACAAATAA
- a CDS encoding NUMOD1 domain-containing DNA-binding protein, protein MKKIVYKVTNKETKEIYVGVTTKSLKERKKDHLKKSKRGKSYTFQNAISTYGEEAFKWEQIDTAVTTDELAKKEKEYILEYNSKEEGYNSDSGGGIQKTVYQYDIITGSLIDKYSNLTNAGAIIGLNKQDLSKVCLSVNKVSKGFYWTYDFVDNFIPLKDCRKKTVYQFSLQGEFIVEFESISEASKITGCNKCCIAKVCRGERKSSGGFYWCFD, encoded by the coding sequence ATGAAGAAGATTGTGTACAAAGTAACAAATAAAGAAACAAAAGAAATTTATGTTGGAGTAACAACTAAATCTTTAAAAGAGAGAAAAAAAGACCATTTAAAAAAATCAAAAAGAGGTAAAAGCTATACATTTCAGAATGCTATTTCTACTTATGGGGAAGAAGCTTTTAAGTGGGAACAGATTGATACAGCTGTCACAACAGATGAATTAGCTAAAAAAGAAAAAGAATATATTTTAGAGTATAATTCAAAAGAAGAAGGCTATAATTCTGATAGTGGAGGTGGAATTCAAAAAACGGTATACCAATATGATATTATAACAGGATCTTTAATAGATAAGTACTCTAATTTAACCAATGCAGGGGCTATAATTGGTTTGAATAAGCAAGACCTGTCAAAGGTTTGTTTGAGTGTTAATAAAGTCAGTAAAGGCTTTTATTGGACTTATGATTTTGTAGATAATTTTATTCCTTTAAAGGATTGTAGAAAAAAGACAGTTTATCAATTTTCTTTACAAGGTGAATTTATAGTGGAATTTGAATCTATATCTGAAGCTTCAAAAATAACTGGTTGTAATAAATGTTGTATTGCTAAAGTTTGCAGAGGTGAACGGAAAAGTAGTGGAGGTTTTTATTGGTGTTTTGATTAA
- a CDS encoding ATP-binding protein: MKQILKFTVDSALLKELGEKLVETVHLALSELVKNSYDADATEVEIIFESDSEGNDLIKIVDNGVGMNFEAVKNYWMRIATTNKRESNQSKVYGRYLTGAKGVGRFSCRRLGQKLTLITNGTSSGNKLGLQKEIQRTEVVFPWTEFESGSDVTTIECVGEETIIKEGYTGTTLIIEGISDEWNHRGFNWLKRQLAVLTANRGVHRDGFKEDKGFLIMLTAPDFNEDIIDLREDLLNAGWGTLTAFINKNNQAVCELNALGIGKRKIVSDFKFKSLRDISLKLGIMLVERAEMRDVSILSKQNLVPLVRDWGGVQIKYRNFRVADYGDVDWLDLDKDRARRLASPKDQLLDFADALKGVEADRSLLNMLSMKNYIGDVKIGERATGFEMKASREGFVESEATLELKKFVRFAIDWSTILRDYHKRQESLKVAFRAREEFENFVAEDISKNRIVDSALGYIGKQINTVADKLEPEERKQLEEVYFKATEAIKSHNDSINYELAHLRLIASTSTLLLVFSHEVKSLLGLLAQNKTAILNVAKKLNDSSKKELVSISNDFSDLNDRLEELLEMTSLVSSNKKKYKRGRVALKPKIIKIEKVLGLILGKYEIKINYDSIKPNIIFKNILEAEVYSIFLNIISNSIKSIIAKGGKKREIEINASVEDGFVKINILDSGIGLSEDKFEEVFIPFIADPEGKLYENLENKINPGDNMIIGSGSGLGLGIVKEIVINNEGFVKFIKPRNGWSSEIEMYLK, from the coding sequence GTGAAGCAAATATTAAAATTTACTGTTGATAGCGCATTACTCAAAGAGTTAGGCGAGAAGTTGGTGGAAACTGTACATTTAGCATTATCTGAATTAGTAAAGAATTCATATGATGCTGATGCTACGGAAGTTGAAATTATTTTTGAAAGTGATTCTGAAGGAAATGACTTGATTAAGATTGTTGATAACGGTGTGGGAATGAACTTTGAGGCAGTAAAAAATTACTGGATGAGGATTGCCACAACTAACAAGCGAGAGTCTAATCAGTCTAAAGTATATGGGAGATACCTCACAGGAGCTAAAGGTGTTGGGAGATTTTCCTGTAGAAGATTAGGACAAAAACTAACTTTAATAACAAATGGTACATCATCTGGAAATAAGTTGGGATTACAGAAAGAAATTCAAAGAACAGAAGTTGTTTTCCCTTGGACTGAATTTGAGTCAGGTTCTGATGTTACTACAATAGAATGCGTTGGAGAAGAGACAATCATAAAAGAAGGTTATACGGGAACAACTTTAATAATTGAAGGAATTTCTGACGAATGGAATCATAGAGGTTTTAATTGGTTAAAAAGGCAATTAGCTGTTTTAACTGCAAATAGAGGTGTTCATAGAGATGGTTTTAAAGAAGATAAGGGGTTTTTAATAATGTTAACAGCACCGGATTTCAACGAAGATATCATTGATTTAAGAGAGGATTTGTTAAATGCTGGTTGGGGTACGTTAACAGCATTTATAAATAAAAATAATCAAGCAGTTTGCGAGCTAAACGCTTTAGGTATAGGAAAACGTAAAATTGTATCTGATTTTAAATTCAAAAGTTTAAGAGATATTTCTCTGAAATTAGGTATAATGCTAGTTGAAAGAGCGGAGATGAGAGACGTGAGTATTCTTTCAAAACAAAATTTAGTTCCTTTAGTAAGAGATTGGGGTGGGGTACAAATAAAGTACAGAAATTTTAGAGTTGCTGATTACGGTGATGTAGATTGGTTGGATTTAGATAAAGATAGAGCAAGAAGATTAGCTTCTCCAAAAGATCAATTATTAGATTTTGCAGATGCTTTAAAAGGTGTGGAAGCTGATAGGTCATTACTGAATATGCTTTCAATGAAAAACTATATTGGTGATGTAAAAATTGGAGAGAGGGCAACGGGATTTGAAATGAAAGCTAGTAGAGAGGGGTTTGTCGAATCTGAGGCTACACTAGAACTAAAAAAATTTGTGCGTTTTGCTATTGATTGGTCTACAATCTTGAGAGATTATCATAAGAGACAAGAGTCTTTAAAAGTAGCATTCAGAGCTAGAGAAGAATTCGAGAATTTTGTAGCTGAAGATATTTCAAAAAATAGAATTGTTGATTCCGCATTAGGTTATATTGGTAAACAAATTAATACGGTTGCAGATAAATTAGAGCCAGAAGAAAGGAAACAACTTGAAGAGGTCTATTTTAAAGCAACTGAAGCAATTAAAAGCCATAATGATTCTATAAATTATGAATTAGCACATTTAAGGCTAATAGCTTCAACATCTACTTTGTTGCTTGTGTTTTCACATGAAGTAAAATCTTTATTGGGTTTGTTGGCACAAAATAAAACAGCAATATTGAATGTCGCTAAAAAACTAAATGATTCAAGTAAAAAGGAATTAGTAAGTATTTCAAATGATTTTTCAGATTTAAACGATCGTTTAGAAGAGTTATTAGAAATGACTTCTTTAGTAAGTAGTAACAAGAAAAAATATAAAAGGGGAAGAGTAGCATTAAAACCTAAAATAATAAAAATCGAAAAAGTATTAGGACTAATATTAGGAAAGTATGAAATTAAGATTAATTATGACAGTATTAAACCTAATATTATTTTTAAAAACATACTTGAAGCTGAAGTTTACTCTATTTTTCTAAATATTATTTCTAACTCTATAAAATCGATAATAGCAAAAGGAGGCAAGAAGAGGGAGATAGAAATTAATGCATCTGTAGAGGATGGGTTTGTTAAAATTAATATATTGGATTCAGGAATTGGACTTTCAGAAGATAAGTTTGAAGAGGTGTTTATTCCATTTATAGCAGATCCTGAAGGGAAATTATATGAAAATTTAGAGAATAAAATTAACCCTGGAGACAATATGATTATTGGTTCGGGATCAGGTTTAGGGTTAGGTATTGTAAAAGAAATTGTTATTAATAATGAAGGCTTCGTAAAGTTTATAAAACCAAGAAATGGTTGGTCTTCAGAAATAGAAATGTATTTAAAATAA